Proteins from one Geomonas agri genomic window:
- a CDS encoding Fur family transcriptional regulator, whose amino-acid sequence MDQRHATALKTAGMKATPKRLAILEMLEAEPGYASPEELWKRLKDRFDRLGLPTVYRNLEELAQSGVLSKVIHPNRQLYYYFCSNREHHHHFVCLSCRKVEDIPACGIDALEQEVSKRNGGKVLSHILQLNGLCGGCADNGDKQ is encoded by the coding sequence ATGGACCAGCGTCACGCAACGGCCTTGAAGACCGCCGGCATGAAGGCGACGCCGAAAAGGCTGGCGATCCTCGAGATGCTCGAGGCGGAACCGGGATACGCGAGCCCCGAGGAACTGTGGAAGAGGCTGAAGGATCGCTTCGACCGGCTGGGTCTTCCCACGGTGTACCGCAACCTGGAGGAACTCGCCCAAAGCGGCGTCCTTTCCAAGGTGATCCACCCTAACCGCCAGCTTTACTACTATTTCTGCAGCAACCGGGAGCACCATCACCACTTCGTCTGCCTCTCATGCCGCAAGGTCGAGGACATCCCGGCTTGCGGCATCGATGCGTTGGAGCAGGAGGTGTCCAAGCGCAACGGGGGCAAGGTGCTCTCCCATATCCTGCAGTTAAACGGATTGTGCGGCGGCTGCGCCGACAACGGGGACAAACAATGA
- a CDS encoding PilZ-like domain-containing protein translates to MQNGTYNYKDYFQPGQKARVEVALSGDTVFNDGAIVTEINDTEVRLRLSREKLPEGVFLRPEAPLVVRVGVGGNSYRCKAVVLDDQGEEDLRIAFTDRVTPEDQREYFRLGTDIPVILFNVTAGTAEESGTAGLRVATQSSLPRVVNISGGGLRTETEMEMTRDDIVYATFHLPLPEPKVVPVVAQVMHCEKIDRGDGVVHSAGLRFMHINERDRDAIVRFVCNEEIKRIRLCRKDFYSLSNAS, encoded by the coding sequence ATGCAAAACGGAACCTACAACTATAAGGACTACTTTCAGCCCGGCCAGAAAGCGCGGGTCGAAGTGGCGTTATCAGGGGACACGGTTTTCAATGACGGCGCGATAGTCACCGAGATAAACGACACCGAGGTCCGCCTGAGGCTGTCCCGCGAGAAACTCCCCGAAGGAGTGTTCCTGCGCCCCGAAGCGCCGCTGGTAGTCCGGGTCGGCGTAGGTGGCAACAGCTATCGCTGCAAGGCCGTGGTGCTCGACGACCAGGGCGAAGAAGACCTCCGCATCGCCTTCACCGACCGGGTGACCCCCGAGGACCAGAGGGAATACTTCCGCCTCGGCACCGACATCCCCGTCATCCTGTTCAATGTGACCGCGGGGACCGCCGAGGAAAGCGGCACCGCCGGGTTGCGGGTGGCGACGCAGAGCAGCCTGCCGCGGGTCGTCAACATCAGCGGCGGCGGGTTACGCACCGAGACGGAGATGGAGATGACGCGCGATGACATTGTCTATGCCACCTTCCATCTGCCGTTGCCCGAACCGAAAGTAGTGCCGGTGGTCGCCCAGGTTATGCACTGTGAGAAGATCGACAGGGGCGACGGCGTGGTCCACAGCGCCGGCCTGCGGTTCATGCACATCAACGAGCGGGATCGCGACGCCATAGTCCGTTTCGTCTGCAACGAAGAGATCAAGCGTATCAGGCTGTGCCGTAAGGATTTCTACTCCCTATCCAACGCTTCGTAA
- the cobD gene encoding threonine-phosphate decarboxylase CobD, with product MAIPHEHGGNVFAVARNLGLAPERIIDFSASINPLGMAPGVREALNASVDRLLHYPDKGATELKQALAEYHGIGSAEIAVANGSTELIHLLPRTFPGKKALVVAPAFAEYALALERAGWEIDYYTLSSADDFALDTIALGQKLAAGYDMLFLCNPGNPAGNLLPLRDLTGVIDICRESGTFLVLDEAFIDFCEEESAKHLVRGNPRAVLLRSMTKFFGIPGLRLGYAIAAVETVAQIVAQQDPWNVNTAAQVAGVASLADDDYCRRTRSYIDEQRARLATALAGIPGLQVFPGRANYLLVRILRQGVSARQLREALLAKGILIRDCGNFQGLDVSFFRVAVRLKEENDLLVRALAAELG from the coding sequence ATGGCAATCCCACATGAACATGGCGGCAACGTTTTTGCCGTGGCCAGGAACCTCGGGCTAGCACCGGAGCGCATCATCGACTTTTCCGCCAGCATCAACCCGCTGGGTATGGCTCCGGGGGTGCGCGAGGCGCTGAATGCAAGCGTGGACCGTTTACTCCATTACCCGGATAAAGGCGCCACCGAGCTGAAACAGGCGCTGGCGGAGTATCACGGGATCGGATCCGCCGAGATCGCCGTCGCCAATGGCTCGACCGAGCTGATACACCTGCTGCCGCGCACCTTCCCTGGCAAAAAGGCGCTGGTGGTCGCGCCTGCCTTTGCGGAATACGCCCTGGCCCTGGAGCGGGCAGGGTGGGAGATCGACTACTACACCCTGTCGTCTGCCGACGATTTCGCCCTCGATACGATTGCACTCGGTCAAAAGCTAGCCGCCGGCTACGACATGCTTTTTCTCTGCAATCCGGGCAATCCGGCGGGGAACCTGCTGCCGCTGCGGGATCTCACCGGGGTGATCGATATCTGCCGGGAGAGCGGCACCTTCCTGGTGCTCGACGAGGCCTTCATCGATTTTTGCGAGGAGGAGTCGGCGAAGCACTTGGTGCGTGGCAACCCGCGTGCGGTCCTGCTCCGCTCCATGACCAAATTCTTCGGCATTCCCGGATTGCGCCTGGGTTACGCTATAGCAGCTGTGGAGACCGTGGCGCAGATAGTCGCGCAGCAGGATCCCTGGAACGTCAACACCGCGGCGCAGGTGGCCGGGGTGGCTTCGCTGGCGGATGATGATTACTGCCGCCGTACCAGAAGCTACATCGATGAGCAGCGTGCACGCCTCGCTACCGCCCTTGCGGGGATCCCGGGACTGCAGGTGTTCCCGGGGCGGGCAAATTACCTGCTGGTGCGGATACTGCGTCAGGGGGTGAGCGCGAGGCAGTTGCGCGAGGCGCTGCTCGCGAAGGGGATACTGATCAGGGACTGCGGCAATTTCCAGGGACTCGATGTCAGCTTCTTCAGGGTCGCGGTGCGGCTCAAGGAGGAAAATGACCTGCTAGTGCGGGCGCTGGCGGCGGAGTTGGGATAG